One part of the Lytechinus pictus isolate F3 Inbred chromosome 3, Lp3.0, whole genome shotgun sequence genome encodes these proteins:
- the LOC129255917 gene encoding melatonin receptor type 1B-A-like has translation MSDEDLLMNTTDVRSEEEFEVGYTHRVIGATVLCIISLVGIFGNSLVILAVSVSRKLQTITNVFVVSLSITDLLTCASLPFQSLGLVHPAGWPLDPTFCPVIGASIYILTLTSVFTLANIAFNRYYLITRRREAYQWLYKPSKLCMMQSLAWLQAILCLAIPELINIETLGYSDEQHWCSWLSKPEDPIGIYETIAFVNIFLAFLVILFCYVKIFMRVREQRKVMASANDHASQVPTAASETDLQPDNQQNTTNKPDIRRRDSQINKNLFSVVCAFFLCVMPHTLCVLIPGHEIPSIYTFILMSANCCINPLIYADKHPHFKQVFGCLLRCQYDKIPNPVSWVRMYVE, from the coding sequence ATGTCAGATGAAGATCTTCTGATGAACACAACGGATGTGCGCAGCGAAGAGGAATTCGAAGTAGGATACACCCACCGTGTCATTGGTGCTACAGTTTTATGCATCATATCGCTTGTTGGAATCTTTGGTAACAGCCTGGTGATTTTGGCCGTGTCGGTTTCAAGAAAACTACAGACCATCACCAATGTGTTTGTTGTAAGTCTGAGTATAACGGATCTCTTGACGTGTGCCTCATTGCCTTTCCAGAGCCTTGGACTCGTGCACCCTGCGGGATGGCCATTGGATCCAACCTTCTGTCCGGTGATCGGAGCGTCTATCTACATCCTGACGTTGACCAGTGTCTTCACGCTTGCGAACATCGCCTTCAATCGCTACTATCTCATTACACGTCGGCGAGAGGCTTACCAATGGCTGTACAAGCCATCGAAGCTGTGTATGATGCAATCCCTGGCATGGCTACAAGCTATTCTATGCCTAGCCATACCTGAACTGATCAATATAGAGACCTTGGGATACTCCGATGAGCAGCATTGGTGTAGCTGGTTGAGCAAGCCTGAGGATCCTATCGGGATCTACGAGACAATTGCCTTCGTGAATATCTTTCTGGCATTTCTCGTCATCCTCTTCTGCTACGTTAAGATCTTCATGCGTGTCCGGGAACAGCGGAAGGTGATGGCATCAGCCAACGATCACGCGTCCCAGGTCCCCACGGCTGCTTCCGAGACTGATCTCCAACCGGACAACCAACAGAACACCACGAACAAGCCTGACATCCGCAGGAGGGATAGCCAGATCAACAAGAATCTCTTCAGTGTTGTCTGTGCCTTCTTTCTCTGCGTCATGCCCCATACCCTTTGCGTCCTCATCCCCGGTCACGAGATCCCATCCATCTACACCTTCATCCTAATGTCTGCCAACTGTTGCATCAACCCTTTGATTTACGCGGACAAGCATCCGCATTTCAAGCAAGTATTTGGTTGCTTGCTTAGGTGCCAGTATGACAAGATCCCAAATCCAGTTTCGTGGGTGAGGATGTATGTAGAATGA
- the LOC129256545 gene encoding sialin-like, translating to MENEFSSTENGVDFLHGKLLSKTSNGECEKQPLLVSDKDPGRKPRWSTRYFVAVMACIGFGCSYGMRVNMSVAIIAMANSSYSTDYNLNSSTELCPQHGDYYGNETSGESKEGEFPWDAHTQELILAAYFYGFVLLQVPAGILSDKYPKSCPWIYGVGIFISAIGSLLTPLAAYHSVTAIFVTRFICGLAESGSYPSMYSFMSRWSPSADRSILLAITYSGLPLGNVLIQPISGVLAESSYGWPSSFYLMGVLGIVWFIFWALFVYDSPNSHPSMNPEEKAYIIRDLELWKKPPTSYPWLHILTSPPVAAVLVADFAILWILHSLTTNLPIFLSEALRFDVIKVGALSACPYVALFILLLGGGFLADFLISKTNLSRTLIRKLMTSLGLVSSAVFMVASGYTGCNGAATVTTLSLGLASTGFVYSGASLTQMEFAAPYAGMVTAITNTFANTPGFLAPLIAGVVTENQADMLGWRTMYWIAFGIAIFAEIFILFFCSSKPQSWAMIGEDGQKTSGYDGIK from the exons atggaaaatgaattttcaTCTACCGAAAATGGGGTAGATTTTTTACATGGAAAGCTTCTGTCGAAGACAAGCAATGGAGAATGTGAAAAACAACCTCTTTTAGTCTCAGACAAAG ATCCTGGCAGAAAACCAAGATGGTCTACCAGATACTTTGTGGCTGTGATGGCATGCATTGGATTCGGCTGTTCCTACGGAATGAGGGTTAACATGAGTGTCGCTATAATCGCAATGGCCAACAGTAGTTATAGCACCGATTATAACCTCAACTCATCAACAGAACTTTGCCCACAACATGGTGATTACTATGGCAACGAAACAAGTGGCGAAAGCAAG GAGGGCGAGTTTCCTTGGGATGCCCATACACAGGAGCTCATTCTGGCGGCTTATTTTTACGGTTTCGTTCTTCTTCAAGTACCCGCGGGTATCCTATCCGACAAATACCCAAAGTCCTGCCCCTGGATATACGGCGTTGGAATATTCATATCGGCCATCGGTTCCTTGCTTACACCGCTGGCTGCCTATCACAGTGTGACTGCGATATTCGTCACCCGGTTCATATGCGGATTGGCTGAG AGTGGATCCTATCCATCGATGTACTCGTTTATGTCGCGCTGGTCTCCTTCTGCCGATCGAAGCATTCTCCTTGCGATAACTTACTCAG GTCTACCACTCGGCAATGTTTTGATTCAACCAATCTCCGGTGTCTTGGCTGAATCGTCGTATGGATGGCCGTCATCTTTTTACCTGATGG GCGTATTAGGTATCGTATGGTTCATCTTTTGGGCACTTTTCGTCTATGACTCCCCCAATTCCCATCCAAGCATGAACCCGGAAGAGAAAGCATACATCATCCGTGACCTTGAACTTTGGAAAAAG CCACCCACCTCGTATCCATGGTTACACATCCTCACCTCACCTCCGGTTGCGGCTGTTCTTGTTGCTGATTTTGCCATCTTGTGGATCCTGCATTCTTTAACAACCAATCTACCGATATTTCTGAGCGAAGCTCTTAGATTTGACGTTATTAAA GTTGGGGCCCTTTCAGCATGTCCGTACGTCGCCCTTTTTATTCTCTTGTTAGGAGGCGGTTTTCTAGCTGACTTCTTGATTTCTAAAACCAATCTTTCTAGAACTCTAATCAGAAAACTAATGACCTCTCTAG GACTGGTCTCCTCCGCTGTGTTTATGGTGGCATCTGGATACACAGGCTGTAACGGTGCTGCCACCGTGACGACGCTCTCTCTCGGTCTAGCTTCGACAGGATTTGTCTACTCTGGAGCGTCCCTCACGCAGATGGAGTTTGCGGCACCCTACGCTGGAATGGTAACGGCCATCACGAACACTTTTGCGAACACGCCTGGGTTTTTGGCGCCGTTGATCGCGGGTGTTGTCACTGAAAATCAG GCCGACATGCTCGGATGGCGCACGATGTATTGGATCGCTTTTGGAATCGCCATCTTTGCCGagatattcattcttttcttctGCTCCTCCAAACCACAGTCTTGGGCCATGATAGGTGAAGATGGACAGAAAACGAGCGGATACGACGGAATAAAGTGA
- the LOC129256544 gene encoding uncharacterized protein LOC129256544 produces MSEERSRVILWTTPRGSSTVFALSMSHVPEIEMWMEPFGYAGIAALNAKIEERTVLPMDHKGNEQLFEKVARHVSVAMDRPFVPATLSYQSVKERLERTTAKHVFVKDMAYGMPDGDVTRYIPSGYRHSFLIRSPHLVYPGVHKMYYPHFKAINRLLPDEKDEASFDVRNHNELGIHENYFKELHDLWRYILIEVDPKAVVLDSSDLLNDPGRVLPRWCEAVGLPFNASMLSWPKPEVQEIGKWNWGCTWTAEQVSLNAFYGGVLRSTCFNPPKVLPPREHLTDDVIEMAEASMPFYNEMHQHRMRVDEDTLS; encoded by the exons ATGTCGGAAGAGCGTAGTCGAGTTATTTTGTGGACGACACCCCGAGGTTCATCCACGGTGTTTGCCTTGTCGATGAGTCACGTACCCGAGATCGAAATGTGGATGGAGCCTTTCGGGTATGCCGGCATCGCTGCACTCAACGCGAAGATCGAAGAAAGGACGGTTCTTCCCATGGACCATAAAGGCAACGAACAGCTCTTCGAGAAAGTTGCCCGACATGTCAGCGTGGCAATGGACAGACCCTTCGTCCCCGCGACGCTCTC GTACCAGAGCGTTAAAGAACGGCTCGAACGGACAACTGCAAAACACGTCTTTGTCAAGGATATGGCCTACGGGATGCCTGATGGCGACGTTACTCGGTATATACCAAGCGGCTACAGGCACTCGTTCCTTATTCGTAGCCCCCATCTGGTATATCCTGGCGTCCACAAGATGTATTACCCCCATTTCAAAGCCATTAACCGGTTACTCCCTGACGAAAAGGACGAAGCTAGCTTTGACGTCAGGAACCACAACGAGCTAGGAATACACGAAAATTACTTTAAGGAGTTGCATGACCTGTGGCGCTATATCCTCATAGAGGTTGACCCGAAGGCAGTTGTCCTTGACTCGTCCGACCTGCTCAACGATCCGGGTCGCGTTCTTCCCCGATGGTGTGAGGCAGTGGGGCTGCCTTTCAATGCTTCAATGCTATCATGGCCGAAACCAGAGGTGCAAGAAATTGGGAAGTGGAACTGGGGATGCACCTGGACTGCAGAACAGGTCTCTTTAAATGCATTTTATGGAGGTGTTCTGAGAAGCACCTGTTTCAACCCTCCAAAGGTACTACCGCCAAGAGAACACCTTACCGACGATGTCATAGAAATGGCGGAAGCATCAATGCCTTTCTATAACGAAATGCATCAACACCGTATGCGTGTCGACGAAGATACTCTAtcttaa